A stretch of Candidatus Nealsonbacteria bacterium DNA encodes these proteins:
- a CDS encoding prepilin-type N-terminal cleavage/methylation domain-containing protein, with protein sequence SSRPFAIARELEGSKSVRRNKGFTLIELLIYIGVLAIVGGAITSFLLLAIRSNTKFRVMAETLNNSQRAMEIMVYEIRGAKSIYSPTTTENQLSLETIRYLPAGEKTSFIDFYLCAESLCLKKESQNPTVLTSQEVKVTSLIFTQIITGSIPSLQIELEISYKNPENRPEYRAAVKLVSTASLRNY encoded by the coding sequence TCTTCTCGCCCCTTCGCTATCGCTCGGGAGCTTGAAGGTTCAAAAAGCGTCAGACGAAATAAGGGCTTCACCCTTATTGAACTTTTAATTTATATTGGAGTTTTAGCCATTGTTGGCGGAGCAATTACTTCTTTTTTACTTTTGGCCATTCGTTCCAATACTAAATTCAGGGTAATGGCAGAGACCCTGAATAATAGCCAAAGGGCAATGGAAATAATGGTTTATGAAATAAGGGGAGCAAAAAGTATTTATAGCCCAACCACCACTGAAAATCAGCTTTCTTTAGAGACGATTCGTTATTTGCCGGCTGGTGAAAAAACAAGTTTTATTGATTTTTATCTTTGCGCCGAATCCCTTTGTTTGAAAAAAGAATCTCAAAACCCAACTGTTTTAACTTCTCAAGAAGTAAAAGTGACCAGCCTAATCTTTACTCAAATTATAACCGGCTCCATTCCTTCCCTTCAAATTGAGCTGGAAATCAGTTACAAAAATCCGGAGAATAGGCCGGAATATCGGGCCGCGGTTAAGTTGGTCTCAACCGCTTCTTTAAGAAATTATTAA